From Candidatus Binataceae bacterium, the proteins below share one genomic window:
- a CDS encoding glycosyltransferase family 4 protein yields the protein MKSGVRLAYLVTHPIQYQAPLLRRIAAEPDIRLKVFFASDVSLREFVDRGFSRAIRWDVPLLSGYEYEFLPALGSKNNPSFWRPINYGLAARLEAGRFDALWVHGYMRWQHWAAMAAAKRRGIKVLVRDEATAISSLRGAPKRKLKKLLFAWLKRVADGFLAIGTLNGRYYQQSGIPDRRISMMPYAVDNAFFHARAAESASARAALRAALDLEPRRPVILYAGKMTARKAPGDLLDAYARLASSCPAGRRPYLLYVGDGELRRALEQRASARGLDTIRFLGFKNQTEMPALYELSDVCVVPSLVEPWGLVVNEAMNAGKAIVASDRVGCAPDLVHDGVNGFIFKAGDRADLTRRLEEALADPHRCAAMGQRSLEIIGRWSFEEDVQGLRTALGL from the coding sequence ATGAAGAGCGGCGTTCGACTGGCCTACCTGGTAACCCATCCGATCCAGTACCAGGCGCCGCTGCTGCGACGAATCGCCGCCGAGCCGGACATCCGGCTCAAGGTCTTCTTCGCAAGCGATGTCTCGCTGCGCGAGTTTGTAGATCGCGGGTTTTCGCGCGCGATTCGCTGGGACGTGCCGCTGCTCAGCGGCTACGAATACGAGTTCCTCCCGGCGCTCGGATCAAAGAATAATCCTTCGTTCTGGCGGCCGATAAACTATGGACTTGCGGCCAGGCTCGAGGCCGGACGATTCGATGCGCTCTGGGTCCACGGCTACATGCGCTGGCAGCATTGGGCGGCCATGGCGGCGGCGAAGCGGCGCGGGATAAAGGTGCTGGTACGGGACGAGGCGACCGCGATCAGCAGCCTGCGCGGTGCGCCGAAGCGCAAGCTCAAAAAGTTGCTATTTGCGTGGCTCAAGAGAGTTGCGGATGGCTTTCTGGCGATCGGAACGCTCAATGGCCGCTACTATCAGCAGAGCGGCATCCCCGACCGACGCATCTCCATGATGCCCTACGCGGTCGACAATGCTTTTTTTCACGCGCGCGCGGCCGAATCCGCCTCCGCGCGCGCCGCGCTCCGCGCTGCGCTCGACCTTGAACCCCGCCGGCCCGTGATCCTCTATGCGGGTAAGATGACCGCGCGCAAGGCTCCGGGCGACCTATTGGATGCCTACGCTCGGTTGGCCTCCAGCTGCCCCGCGGGACGGCGCCCGTATCTCCTTTACGTGGGCGACGGCGAGTTGCGCCGCGCCCTGGAGCAACGGGCGTCTGCCAGGGGTCTGGATACGATCAGGTTCCTCGGCTTCAAGAACCAGACCGAGATGCCGGCCCTCTACGAGCTTAGCGATGTGTGTGTGGTGCCCTCGCTCGTGGAGCCGTGGGGCCTGGTCGTCAACGAGGCGATGAATGCGGGCAAGGCGATCGTCGCCAGCGACCGGGTGGGGTGCGCGCCGGACCTGGTGCATGACGGCGTCAACGGCTTCATCTTCAAGGCCGGCGACCGCGCGGACCTCACGCGCAGGCTTGAGGAGGCGCTTGCCGACCCCCATCGATGCGCTGCGATGGGACAGCGCAGCCTGGAAATCATCGGCCGCTGGAGCTTCGAGGAAGACGTGCAAGGCCTCCGTACTGCTCTGGGTTTGTAG